Proteins co-encoded in one Saprospira grandis genomic window:
- a CDS encoding FtsL-like putative cell division protein, whose product MANAKKKQRREFKLPPLMSQLQALAFMLFQNINFIFFLALLGIIYIANSHYAVETVKEIRELQGELKKVSWESNARKSDLMYESMLSRVSQRSEHLGLKPLKGKPKKIEVKKE is encoded by the coding sequence ATGGCGAATGCTAAAAAGAAACAGCGAAGAGAGTTTAAGCTTCCCCCTTTGATGAGCCAATTACAGGCCCTTGCTTTTATGCTCTTTCAGAATATCAACTTTATTTTTTTCTTGGCCCTTTTGGGGATCATCTACATTGCCAACTCGCATTATGCGGTAGAAACGGTAAAAGAGATTCGGGAGCTGCAAGGAGAACTAAAGAAGGTCAGTTGGGAGAGTAATGCCCGCAAATCGGACCTCATGTATGAGAGTATGTTGTCTAGAGTTTCTCAGCGTTCTGAGCATTTGGGCCTGAAGCCACTCAAGGGCAAGCCCAAGAAAATTGAAGTTAAAAAAGAATAA
- a CDS encoding penicillin-binding protein gives MKITKLTPKQDVLWRIYLTFALMGFIGILIMGRIASIQYFEGSQLREKAEQEHIALKDVKAPRGNILADDGSLLATSLPYFKVHWDTKVVPRDTFDKYVDTLATCLATYVYTDKTPGLCRQELINARDSSRRYHPILPNVSYILLQKIKEFPIFSMGDRLKSGLIVEQMAKRQYPFKMLAHRTIGYSRVVQTANGPDTLSVGLERSFDDVLAGEQGKQYMQRLSKDLWVPVDDISKIEPRAGQDIVTTIDVNIQDVTERALLESLQQYEGEHGCAIVMDVKTGAIKAIANIGFNKERTEFWENYNYAVGERTEPGSTFKLASIMALMEDGYVKPTDTVNLNEGRWQFYDETMEDASYHGLRLTTVGKAFEISSNVGIAKLTHKYYNKSKEGQSQFIQRLSDMVLTQSTNVDIDGEREPYIKDPNNSDWSGITIPWMSIGYESELTPLQMLTFYSAVANGGQMMKPQIVTEIRSYGSVVKKIPPKVVKRRIASEATIQAATDMLKRVVASPKGTAHSIYTPRYDIAGKTGTAIMNYKAHKQKGEAKRYRGSFAGFFPADNPAYACVVVITNPRTGFYGGRVAAPVFRKIADYCYSLSLGSHKALNADEAVYTDATLPRLPVGQKEDLNYIMKELNLPFADSSATPWAVGMIRNDSINLRSRNVQKDVVPNVVGMGLKDALFLLENNRLRVRVLGVGKVKSQSVPAGRSIQSVQTITLVLG, from the coding sequence ATGAAAATCACTAAACTGACGCCCAAACAGGATGTGCTATGGCGGATCTACCTGACCTTTGCCCTAATGGGCTTTATTGGTATTCTCATCATGGGGCGCATTGCCAGTATTCAGTACTTTGAGGGCAGCCAACTCCGTGAGAAAGCCGAGCAAGAGCATATTGCCTTGAAGGATGTGAAGGCCCCCAGAGGAAATATCTTAGCCGATGACGGTAGCCTTTTGGCCACCTCCCTCCCCTATTTTAAGGTGCATTGGGATACCAAAGTAGTGCCTAGAGATACCTTTGATAAATATGTGGATACCCTAGCCACTTGTTTAGCCACCTATGTTTATACGGATAAAACGCCGGGGCTTTGTCGCCAAGAGCTCATCAATGCCCGAGACAGCAGCCGTCGCTACCACCCTATTTTGCCCAATGTGAGCTACATTTTGCTGCAGAAGATCAAGGAGTTTCCCATTTTCTCTATGGGCGATCGCCTGAAGAGCGGTCTGATTGTCGAGCAGATGGCCAAGCGGCAATACCCCTTTAAGATGTTGGCCCACCGAACCATTGGCTACAGCCGAGTGGTCCAAACAGCTAATGGTCCAGATACCCTTTCGGTCGGATTGGAGCGTTCTTTTGATGATGTTTTGGCTGGAGAACAAGGCAAACAATATATGCAGCGCCTAAGTAAAGACCTTTGGGTGCCTGTAGATGATATTTCTAAAATTGAGCCTCGGGCAGGACAGGATATTGTCACGACCATTGATGTCAATATTCAAGATGTAACCGAACGGGCCCTACTCGAAAGCCTTCAGCAATATGAGGGAGAGCATGGCTGTGCCATTGTGATGGATGTAAAAACAGGAGCCATTAAGGCCATAGCCAATATTGGGTTTAATAAGGAGCGGACCGAGTTTTGGGAAAACTACAACTATGCGGTTGGAGAACGGACCGAGCCTGGCTCTACCTTTAAGCTAGCCTCTATTATGGCCCTAATGGAAGACGGCTATGTCAAACCCACAGATACGGTCAACCTCAATGAAGGGCGCTGGCAATTCTATGATGAAACCATGGAAGATGCCTCTTATCATGGGCTGCGTTTGACTACCGTAGGCAAAGCCTTTGAAATCTCTTCTAATGTGGGGATTGCCAAATTGACGCATAAGTATTATAACAAAAGTAAGGAAGGCCAAAGCCAGTTTATTCAGCGGCTATCGGATATGGTCTTGACCCAATCTACCAATGTGGATATTGATGGAGAGCGCGAGCCTTATATTAAAGACCCCAACAATAGCGATTGGAGTGGTATTACCATTCCTTGGATGTCTATTGGTTATGAGTCGGAGCTTACGCCCCTACAAATGCTGACCTTCTACTCGGCGGTGGCCAATGGCGGCCAGATGATGAAGCCGCAAATTGTTACGGAGATTCGCTCTTATGGCTCGGTGGTCAAAAAGATTCCGCCCAAGGTGGTCAAGCGCCGAATTGCCTCAGAGGCGACCATCCAAGCCGCTACCGACATGCTTAAACGAGTAGTGGCCTCGCCCAAGGGAACGGCACACAGTATCTATACCCCTCGCTACGATATTGCGGGCAAAACGGGTACGGCCATTATGAACTATAAGGCCCATAAACAAAAGGGCGAAGCCAAGCGCTATCGGGGATCATTTGCGGGCTTTTTTCCTGCCGATAATCCCGCCTATGCTTGTGTGGTGGTCATTACCAACCCCCGTACTGGTTTTTATGGAGGTCGTGTAGCCGCTCCCGTATTTAGAAAGATTGCTGACTATTGCTACTCGCTTTCTCTGGGTTCTCATAAGGCCCTCAATGCCGATGAGGCCGTTTATACCGATGCGACTTTGCCTCGTTTGCCCGTGGGCCAAAAGGAAGACCTCAACTACATCATGAAAGAGCTGAATCTGCCCTTTGCCGATAGCTCGGCCACCCCTTGGGCGGTGGGTATGATTCGCAATGATTCGATTAACCTACGCAGCCGAAATGTACAAAAGGATGTGGTCCCCAATGTAGTGGGTATGGGCCTTAAAGATGCCCTATTCTTGCTAGAAAACAACCGACTTCGGGTTCGGGTGTTGGGGGTAGGAAAAGTCAAATCGCAATCGGTGCCTGCTGGCCGCAGCATTCAATCTGTTCAAACTATTACTCTCGTTCTCGGATAA
- a CDS encoding UDP-N-acetylmuramoyl-L-alanyl-D-glutamate--2,6-diaminopimelate ligase has product MSTLKDLLANINYNIKGRSPADLELAGLCLDSRQAKMGWLFAALPGSQVDGHDYIEQALANGCSAVLCERWPKKIAAKVCYIKVEKVADALGPLAANFYEQPSQQLALVGVTGTNGKTSTVSLLYRLFKKLGHKVGLISTIENRIDDEVLKSTHTTPNAIELQALLAQMRDAACDYVFMEVSSHAAEQGRIAGAHFTGGVFSNISHDHLDYHKTFKNYIFAKKRFFDQLPSSAFALVNADDKRAEVMLQNCSAKAYRYAQKQLADFRFRLLENSLSGLQLELDGQEFHCSLVGDFNAYNLLAVYATAILLEEPKTEVLRILSSLKPPAGRFEYVRIPNNPVQAIVDYAHTPDALEKVLQTLKATTSTGRIITVVGCGGNRDNSKRPIMAQKAAAYSDLLILSSDNPRFEEPEAILDEMWAGLSKAQQAQTYRQVNRREAIRWACQLAQAEDVILVAGKGHETYQEIKGERLPFDDREELRQALEEQLAKFV; this is encoded by the coding sequence ATGTCTACCCTCAAGGACCTTTTAGCCAATATCAATTATAACATCAAAGGGCGCTCTCCTGCCGATCTAGAATTAGCTGGACTTTGCCTAGATTCTCGACAAGCTAAGATGGGCTGGCTCTTTGCCGCCCTTCCTGGCAGCCAGGTCGATGGTCACGATTATATTGAGCAAGCCTTGGCTAATGGTTGCTCGGCGGTGCTTTGCGAAAGATGGCCCAAAAAAATAGCCGCTAAGGTCTGTTATATTAAGGTAGAAAAAGTAGCCGATGCTTTAGGTCCACTAGCGGCCAACTTTTATGAGCAGCCCAGCCAACAACTGGCTTTGGTGGGCGTAACGGGCACCAATGGAAAGACAAGTACGGTGAGCCTGCTGTATCGGCTGTTTAAAAAGCTGGGCCATAAGGTGGGCCTGATTTCCACTATTGAGAATCGCATTGATGATGAAGTGCTAAAATCTACGCATACTACGCCCAATGCCATTGAGCTGCAAGCCCTTTTGGCCCAAATGCGAGATGCAGCCTGCGATTATGTCTTTATGGAAGTGAGCTCGCATGCTGCCGAGCAAGGCCGCATTGCTGGCGCTCATTTTACAGGCGGCGTTTTTAGCAATATCTCTCACGATCATCTCGATTATCACAAGACCTTTAAGAATTATATTTTTGCCAAAAAGCGCTTTTTTGACCAGCTACCGAGCTCGGCTTTTGCCCTAGTCAATGCCGACGATAAACGGGCGGAGGTCATGCTCCAAAATTGCTCGGCCAAAGCCTACCGCTATGCGCAAAAGCAATTGGCCGATTTTCGATTTCGCTTGCTAGAAAATAGCCTTTCGGGCTTGCAACTGGAACTAGATGGCCAAGAATTTCACTGCAGTTTGGTGGGCGATTTTAATGCCTACAACCTACTGGCGGTCTATGCTACCGCTATTTTGCTCGAAGAACCCAAAACGGAGGTCCTACGCATTCTCTCTAGCCTGAAACCACCGGCGGGCCGCTTTGAATATGTGCGCATTCCCAACAATCCTGTGCAAGCCATTGTGGATTATGCCCATACCCCCGATGCCCTAGAAAAGGTTTTACAAACCCTAAAAGCGACCACATCTACAGGCCGAATTATTACGGTGGTGGGCTGTGGGGGCAACCGAGATAATAGCAAAAGGCCCATTATGGCCCAAAAAGCGGCCGCTTATTCCGATCTACTCATCTTGAGCTCTGATAATCCCCGATTTGAAGAGCCCGAAGCCATTCTAGACGAAATGTGGGCGGGCCTAAGCAAGGCCCAACAGGCCCAAACTTACCGCCAAGTCAATCGCCGTGAAGCCATCCGCTGGGCCTGCCAACTGGCCCAAGCCGAGGACGTAATTTTAGTGGCGGGTAAGGGACATGAAACCTACCAAGAAATTAAGGGGGAACGCCTTCCCTTTGATGATCGAGAAGAGTTGCGCCAAGCCTTGGAAGAGCAGTTGGCAAAGTTTGTTTAG